A single window of Rana temporaria chromosome 1, aRanTem1.1, whole genome shotgun sequence DNA harbors:
- the FST gene encoding follistatin isoform X1: MLNQRIRPGLLVLLTLCLCHYMEDHIVHAGNCWLQQSKNGRCQVLYRMDLTKDECCKTGRLGTSWTEEDVPNSTLFKWMIFNGGAPHCIPCKETCENVDCGPGKKCKMNKKNKPRCVCAPDCSNITWKGPVCGLDGKTYKDECALLKAKCKGVPELDVQYQGKCKKTCRDVLCPGTSTCVVDQTNNAYCVTCHLNCPEPTSSDQYLCGNDGITYASACHLRKATCLLGRSIGLAYEGKCIKAKSCEDIHCSMSKKCLWDSRVGRGRCAACDDTCPNSKSDEAVCASDNTTYPSECAMKQAACSLGILLEVKHNGSCNSINEEPEEEDEEEDPDYNSVSLSSVHW, translated from the exons ATGTTAAATCAGAGAATCCGCCCGGGCTTGCTTGTCCTCCTCACCCTCTGCCTCTGTCATTACATGGAAGATCACATCGTGCACG CTGGGAACTGCTGGCTTCAGCAATCCAAGAACGGCCGCTGCCAGGTCCTCTACAGGATGGATCTGACCAAGGATGAGTGCTGCAAGACTGGGAGGCTGGGCACCTCGTGGACGGAGGAAGATGTACCCAACAGTACCCTCTTCAAATGGATGATCTTCAATGGGGGGGCGCCACATTGCATCCCCTGCAAAG AGACATGCGAGAATGTTGACTGTGGTCCCGGAAAGAAATGTAAGATGAACAAGAAGAACAAGCCACGCTGTGTGTGCGCCCCAGACTGCTCCAACATCACCTGGAAGGGCCCCGTCTGTGGCCTGGATGGAAAGACCTACAAGGACGAATGTGCCCTACTCAAGGCCAAATGTAAAGGAGTGCCCGAACTGGATGTGCAATACCAAGGCAAATGCAAAA AAACCTGCAGAGACGTGTTATGTCCCGGGACGTCCACCTGCGTGGTGGATCAGACCAATAATGCCTATTGTGTGACGTGCCACCTCAACTGTCCGGAACCCACATCGTCTGACCAGTACTTGTGCGGCAATGATGGCATCACCTATGCCAGTGCATGTCACTTGAGGAAGGCCACCTGCCTGCTAGGCAGATCTATTGGACTGGCGTATGAGGGAAAATGCATCA AAGCTAAGTCATGTGAAGACATCCATTGCAGCATGAGCAAGAAATGTCTATGGGACAGTAGAGTGGGCAGAGGACGCTGCGCCGCGTGTGACGATACCTGTCCAAACAGCAAGTCTGATGAAGCCGTTTGTGCCAGTGATAACACCACCTACCCAAGCGAGTGCGCCATGAAACAGGCAGCCTGCTCCTTGGGAATACTTTTGGAAGTCAAACACAACGGATCTTGCAACT CCATTAATGAAGAACCggaggaagaggatgaagaaGAGGATCCAGACTACAACAGCGTCTCTCTATCTTCCGTCCACTGGTAA
- the FST gene encoding follistatin isoform X2, giving the protein MLNQRIRPGLLVLLTLCLCHYMEDHIVHAGNCWLQQSKNGRCQVLYRMDLTKDECCKTGRLGTSWTEEDVPNSTLFKWMIFNGGAPHCIPCKETCENVDCGPGKKCKMNKKNKPRCVCAPDCSNITWKGPVCGLDGKTYKDECALLKAKCKGVPELDVQYQGKCKKTCRDVLCPGTSTCVVDQTNNAYCVTCHLNCPEPTSSDQYLCGNDGITYASACHLRKATCLLGRSIGLAYEGKCIKAKSCEDIHCSMSKKCLWDSRVGRGRCAACDDTCPNSKSDEAVCASDNTTYPSECAMKQAACSLGILLEVKHNGSCN; this is encoded by the exons ATGTTAAATCAGAGAATCCGCCCGGGCTTGCTTGTCCTCCTCACCCTCTGCCTCTGTCATTACATGGAAGATCACATCGTGCACG CTGGGAACTGCTGGCTTCAGCAATCCAAGAACGGCCGCTGCCAGGTCCTCTACAGGATGGATCTGACCAAGGATGAGTGCTGCAAGACTGGGAGGCTGGGCACCTCGTGGACGGAGGAAGATGTACCCAACAGTACCCTCTTCAAATGGATGATCTTCAATGGGGGGGCGCCACATTGCATCCCCTGCAAAG AGACATGCGAGAATGTTGACTGTGGTCCCGGAAAGAAATGTAAGATGAACAAGAAGAACAAGCCACGCTGTGTGTGCGCCCCAGACTGCTCCAACATCACCTGGAAGGGCCCCGTCTGTGGCCTGGATGGAAAGACCTACAAGGACGAATGTGCCCTACTCAAGGCCAAATGTAAAGGAGTGCCCGAACTGGATGTGCAATACCAAGGCAAATGCAAAA AAACCTGCAGAGACGTGTTATGTCCCGGGACGTCCACCTGCGTGGTGGATCAGACCAATAATGCCTATTGTGTGACGTGCCACCTCAACTGTCCGGAACCCACATCGTCTGACCAGTACTTGTGCGGCAATGATGGCATCACCTATGCCAGTGCATGTCACTTGAGGAAGGCCACCTGCCTGCTAGGCAGATCTATTGGACTGGCGTATGAGGGAAAATGCATCA AAGCTAAGTCATGTGAAGACATCCATTGCAGCATGAGCAAGAAATGTCTATGGGACAGTAGAGTGGGCAGAGGACGCTGCGCCGCGTGTGACGATACCTGTCCAAACAGCAAGTCTGATGAAGCCGTTTGTGCCAGTGATAACACCACCTACCCAAGCGAGTGCGCCATGAAACAGGCAGCCTGCTCCTTGGGAATACTTTTGGAAGTCAAACACAACGGATCTTGCAACT GA